Proteins found in one Sorghum bicolor cultivar BTx623 chromosome 1, Sorghum_bicolor_NCBIv3, whole genome shotgun sequence genomic segment:
- the LOC8077109 gene encoding uncharacterized protein LOC8077109 encodes MAAPTSPASPAPAARPTAPLPTMADIMAASRAQGLRVCLRTAGPFFRVTATRGEGEDAVELGRAEGGVRPWPGGAVLHLDSMRMTRATLSVPDRPLFGLGMFLGAVAVRHGFDAGCKRAELLAINDTPLYHDKLVRFYTRMGFKAVHEVDGSSIGDLAHMLVWGGRGTRMDANIEELLIKWGKRFRPQD; translated from the exons ATGGCCGCACCGACCTCCCCAGCGAGCCCCGCCCCCGCCGCGCGGCCGACGGCGCCCCTCCCGACCATGGCGGACATCATGGCGGCGTCGCGCGCGCAGGGTCTGCGCGTGTGCCTTCGCACGGCCGGCCCTTTCTTCCGCGTCACGGCCACCCGCGGTGAGGGGGAGGACGCCGTGGAGCTTGGCCGCGCCGAGGGCGGCGTCCGGCCGTGGCCTGGTGGCGCCGTGCTGCACCTTGACTCCATGCGCATGACGCGCGCCACGCTGAGCGTCCCCGACCGGCCACTGTTCGGGCTGGGAATGTTCCTCGGCGCCGTCGCCGTGAGGCACGGCTTCGACGCCGGTTGCAAGCGCGCTGAGCTGCTCGCTATCAACGACACGCCGCTCTACCACGACAAG CTTGTTAGATTCTACACGAGGATGGGCTTCAAAGCAGTTCATGAGGTTGATGGGTCATCAATCGGTGATCTTGCTCACATGTTGGTGTGGGGAGGTAGGGGTACAAGAATGGATGCTAATATTGAAGAGCTCCTTATTAAGTGGGGAAAAAGATTCAGACCACAAGACTAA